The genomic interval CTGAGTTAGATGGGAGACGTGTTGATCAAACTCTGGCAGATGCCCATATAACCGCTGAAAATGCCGGTAAATCGTCTCAAACTGACGTCCCAGTCGTGTGAAAAAGACGACACAGTCATCAAATTGGCCATCGCGCTGCAATTCTTCAGATAATTCGACCAGCAGAGCTTCAGCATCTTTCATTTTCGCCTCGCGCATAAAGATCCAGCAGATCCTTCACCTCTTTTAACGAAGGCAGTGCATCGATGGCACCCACTTTGGTACAAGTCAGAGCCGCCACCGTATTGGCGAACAACGCCATTTGATAAAATGTCGCAAGATCGCTTAACTGCTCTCGAATATCCTGTACCGTCTGTCCCGACTGCGCCAACTGGTAGAGGAATCCGGAGACAAAAGCATCACCGGCTCCCGTGGTATCAACCACTTTTACATCAGGCGTTTTCACCATCTGCGAGCCGCCACGCGTACTGATCAGTGTACCCTTTTTGCCCAGAGTCACCGCCACACCAGATACACCCATGCCGTGCATCTTCTGCAGGGCGGCGTCCATATCTGATTCACCAGTAAGGAGCGTTAATTCCTCGTCGCTGACTTTTATCCAATGCGCCTGTTCCACAAAAGGACGCACCCGCTGAACAAACTCCTCCTTTCGTCCCTTCCAGAGATCACCGCGATAATTTGGATCAAAGGAGATGAACATATTATTCATGGTCGCGTGGTGAAGAGCCGTCTCGTAGGCAGCGCGCAGCGGCCCGTCCAAAAAGGCTGTCGCAGATCCAAGATGAAGAACACCGCAGGACGCGAGGACATCGGCATTGATGCTATCCCATTTCCATTCAGCATCAGCTCCGCGCTGAAAGACAAAATCACGCTGTCCGTCGGCTTCCAGAGCCACATAGGCCATAGTGGTCAGCTTTTCAGAGGTCTGTATGAGATCCGCATTCACGCCATGAGAGGTCATGATCTTGACCAGAAAGCGACCAAATGGATCGTTGCCAACGGCCGCCGCCAGATAGGCGGGACAACCCAGCTTGCTCAATCCCGCAGCCACATTGGCTGGCGCACCGCCGGCCTGCTTTTCGAAATGCATACCGCGTTCCAAACCGTCGCCGATATCGGTGCAGAAGAAATCAATCAGGCATTCACCAAGACAAAGTACTGATCTCATCACTCTTTACCCCCTGTATTTGCGATACCTTCGATAAACTGTTTCTGTCCAATGAAGAACATCAGCAGCACCGGCAATGTCACAAAGACCACAGCCGCCATCAGCAGGGTATAATTGGTACTGAACTGTTCCTGGAAAGTGGTCAATCCCAGCTGTACCGTACGCATTTCTTCCGAGCTGGTGAATACCAGCGGTTTAAACAAATCATTCCATTCCGCAATGAAGGTCAGCAGAAATAAAGTCACCGCAGGGGCCTTAGACAGCGGCAGCACAACGCGCCACAAGGTACACCAGCGACTGGCTCCATCTATTTTCGCCGCTTCTTCAATCGACATAGGAATGGTTTCAAAATGCTGTTTGAACAGGAATATACCGAAGGCATTGGATAACGACGGCACAATCAGGGCGGCATAAGTATCGATCCAGCCAATATGATTGAACATAATGAAAATCGGAAGAACCAGCAGCTGATAAGGAATCACCAGCGTGGCCAGCGTCAGACTGAACATCGCACTGCGACCCATAAATTTCAGCCGGGCAAAGGCATAGCCTGCCAGAGCGGATGTAAATATCTGACCGCACGTGACCGATACCGCCATAACCATTGAATTGAGGAACTGACGAGTAAAATTCGTCGACTTCCAGGCATCAATGTAATTCCGCCACAGCCAGCTGTGCGGGAGAATATCGGTGGAAGAGCGGACTTCCACTTCTGACTTTAATGACGTCAATATAATCCATACCAGTGGAAACAGAAACAGCAGCGATATAAAGATCAGCAGTGCGTATCTGGCCACATCCCATTTTTTACTTTTAATCATGATGTGTCCCTTTCCTATTTCGTTTTCATCACTAAGAACTGCAAGCCCGTGAGCATCAGCACCAGTACTAGCAGCATCACCGCTGCGGCAGAGGCATAGCCCACATTGAAATCCTGGAAGGCCTTCTCGAAGATGTAGTACACGAAAACCGTCGTCGATCCGGTAGGTCCACCTTTGGTCATTGCAAAAATCTGCTCAAACGTGCGGAAAGAGAAAATGACGCGAACGACCAGAATGAAGGTGGTGGTGGGCATGAGCAGTGGCCATGTCACCCCTTTAAAAGCCTGCCATGGTGAAGCTCCGTCGATTTCTGCGGCCTCATAATAGGTATCGCTGATACTGTTCAACCCGGCCAGAAACAGAACCATATTGTAACCCGCATCTTTCCAGATCGTCATCACGA from Spartobacteria bacterium carries:
- a CDS encoding carbohydrate ABC transporter permease, which gives rise to MIKSKKWDVARYALLIFISLLFLFPLVWIILTSLKSEVEVRSSTDILPHSWLWRNYIDAWKSTNFTRQFLNSMVMAVSVTCGQIFTSALAGYAFARLKFMGRSAMFSLTLATLVIPYQLLVLPIFIMFNHIGWIDTYAALIVPSLSNAFGIFLFKQHFETIPMSIEEAAKIDGASRWCTLWRVVLPLSKAPAVTLFLLTFIAEWNDLFKPLVFTSSEEMRTVQLGLTTFQEQFSTNYTLLMAAVVFVTLPVLLMFFIGQKQFIEGIANTGGKE
- a CDS encoding carbohydrate kinase; the encoded protein is MMRSVLCLGECLIDFFCTDIGDGLERGMHFEKQAGGAPANVAAGLSKLGCPAYLAAAVGNDPFGRFLVKIMTSHGVNADLIQTSEKLTTMAYVALEADGQRDFVFQRGADAEWKWDSINADVLASCGVLHLGSATAFLDGPLRAAYETALHHATMNNMFISFDPNYRGDLWKGRKEEFVQRVRPFVEQAHWIKVSDEELTLLTGESDMDAALQKMHGMGVSGVAVTLGKKGTLISTRGGSQMVKTPDVKVVDTTGAGDAFVSGFLYQLAQSGQTVQDIREQLSDLATFYQMALFANTVAALTCTKVGAIDALPSLKEVKDLLDLYARGENERC